In Ipomoea triloba cultivar NCNSP0323 chromosome 15, ASM357664v1, one genomic interval encodes:
- the LOC116006680 gene encoding protein EFR3 homolog A produces MGLLSRKLFPACESMCICCPALRSRSRQPVKRYKKLLADIFPKSPDGSANGRKIMKLCEYAAKNPFRIPKIAKCLEERCYKELRSGHTKLVNVIAEVYNELLCMCKEQMACFAVNLLNVVVEMLDCAKTDAVKTIGCLTFTKFIYSQVDGTYTYNIENLVQKVCSLARETGEEDQKRCLRASSLRCLSAMVWFMAEFSHIFADFDEIVHVTLDNYEPDAHNEDDERGEAHHNWVDEVIRSEGRDVGNENRPGYLIRKRPEKKDISLLTREEIEMPKIWAHICIQRMADLAKESTTMRRVLDPMFIHFDNNKHWVPRHGLAFVVLSDMSYFVESSGNHQLILTGVVRHLDHKNVACDSQIKSFVIQTATALARQIRLGGGFSDIGFVSDLCRHLRKSLQATVDLAGEEINLNLTLQTSIQECLLETVKGIFDARPLFDMMAMTLEKLPSHKVVARATMGSLIILAHTISIASLSSNSQQVFPDGLFIQLLRVMLHPDVEIRIGGHHIFSVLLVTSSNYMRHEAPSHTRRWNSSGASTFSSITALLDKLRREKDATKLTDDYSIQDGFKEKDNIEEERKQGRAQRNSPNFHKLNSIIDRTVASASLTDTDPSTLKLNEDQITQLLSAFWFQANMSDNLPANVEAITQSFCLTLISLRLRNTENNLVVRFFQLPLSLLKIALEPNESMPPAYQRLLLVSSTAMLSFAAKMCQVSDLNSLLKPLRECNLDPFLGVGDDYQVYMKPRADLREYGSTSDNQTAAKFLSELRNKSIQSLETIQSTLVESLSRITQLETDDLVKQMSEGFTPDDTFLFGLQSMVDMDHIQVLVHSRESPSYDGDFLTNSSAEDDKISESSVTDMTRFMPTSPSPSSSRIVNIGQLLESALEVAGQVAGTFVSTSPLPYGAMASQCETLGTDTRKKLSNWLAHENHYTKAAADVLLPAIPGNGLSTAKKTIDEDSTVQQGAMVAREPWLAIRLPPASPFDNFLRAARC; encoded by the exons atgggGTTACTTTCACGTAAGTTATTCCCTGCATGTGAGAGCATGTGCATATGCTGCCCAGCTTTGAGGTCCCGATCTCGACAACCTGTTAAGCGATACAAGAAGTTGCTGGCTGACATTTTCCCCAAATCCCCA GATGGCTCTGCAAATGGAAggaaaattatgaaattatgtgaaTATGCTGCGAAAAACCCCTTCCGTATCCCAAAG ATTGCGAAGTGTCTTGAAGAGAGATGCTACAAAGAGCTACGTAGTGGACACACCAAATTGGTCAATGTTATTGCAGAGGTTTACAATGAGTTGCTTTGCATGTGTAAGGAGCAAAT GGCATGTTTTGCTGTTAATCTGTTGAATGTTGTTGTTGAAATGCTGGATTGTGCAAAGACTGATGCTGTCAAGACTATTGGTTGTCTGACCTTTACTAAGTTTATCTACAGTCAG GTTGATGGAACATACACATACAATATAGAAAACTTGGTCCAGAAAGTATGTTCACTAGCTCGGGAGACTGGTGAAGAAGATCAAAAGCGCTGCTTGAGGGCATCAAGTTTGCGGTGCCTTTCAGCCATG GTATGGTTCATGGCTGAGTTCTCTCATATTTTTGCTGATTTTGATGAG ATTGTACATGTTACTTTAGATAACTATGAGCCAGATGCCCataatgaagatgatgaaagaGGGGAAGCTCACCATAATTGGGTGGATGAAGTTATTAGATCTGAAGGAAGAGATGTTGGGAATGAAAATAGACCTGGCTATCTCATTAGAAAGCGGCCAGAGAAGAAGGATATCTCTCTATTAACTAG AGAAGAGATTGAGATGCCAAAAATATGGGCTCATATATGTATTCAGAGGATGGCTGATCTGGCAAAGGAGAGTACAACAATGCGCCGAGTTTTAGATCCTATGTTCATCCACTTTGATAACAACAAACACTGGGTTCCCCGGCATGGATTGGCATTTGTGGTTCTGTCTGATATGTCATACTTTGTGGAAAGTTCAG GGAATCACCAGTTGATTCTAACAGGTGTGGTTAGACATTTAGACCACAAAAATGTGGCATGCGATTCTCAAATTAAGTCATTTGTCATCCAAACTGCCACTGCGTTGGCTCGTCAAATTCGATTGGGAGGTGGATTTTCAGATATTGGTTTTGTCAGTGACTTGTGCCGACACTTGCGTAAAAGCCTTCAAGCAACAGTTGATTTGGCTGGGGAGGAGATAAACTTAAATCTTACACTTCAAACCTCCATCCAAGAATGCTTACTTGAAACTGTCAAAGGG ATTTTTGATGCACGGCCATTGTTTGATATGATGGCAATGACATTGGAGAAGCTTCCATCTCATAAAGTAGTTGCCAGAGCAACAATGGGGTCCTTGATCATTCTTGCACACACAATCTCAATAGCATCCTTGTCTTCAAATTCTCAGCAG GTGTTCCCAGATGGGCTTTTTATTCAGCTTCTAAGAGTGATGCTTCACCCCGATGTTGAAATACGTATTGGAGGGCACCATATCTTTTCTGTTTTACTTGTAACATCTTCCAACTATATGAGACATGAGGCTCCTAGTCATACAAGGCGATGGAATTCGAGTGGCGCTTCTACATTTTCCTCAATTACAGCTCTACTAGACAAGCTACGTAGAGAAAAAGATGCCACTAAGTTGACGGATGACTATAGCATTCAAGATGGTTTTAAAGAGAAGGACAACATTGAGGAGGAAAGGAAGCAGGGGCGGGCCCAAAGGAATTCCCCAAATTTTCACAAACTGAATTCTATCATTGACCGGACAGTTGCATCGGCTAGCTTAACTGATACA GATCCATCGACTTTGAAGCTCAATGAGGATCAAATTACCCAGTTGCTATCTGCCTTCTGGTTTCAAGCTAACATGTCAGATAACTTGCCTGCAAATGTTGAAGCTATAACCCAATCTTTCTGCCTCACACTCATTTCCCTGCGGCTTAGG AATACGGAAAATAATCTTGTGGTCCGCTTTTTCCAGCTTCCCTTATCACTACTGAAGATTGCATTAGAGCCTAATG AGTCCATGCCTCCAGCATACCAGAGATTGCTTCTTGTATCATCAACTGCAATGTTGTCATTTGCGGCAAAAATGTGTCAAGTTTCTGACTTGAATAGTTTACTTAAACCATTAAGGGAGTGCAAT CTTGATCCCTTTTTGGGTGTTGGTGATGACTATCAAGTATACATGAAGCCCCGTGCAGACTTGAGAGAATATGGTTCTACTTCTGATAATCAAACAGCTGCCAAGTTCCTCTCTGAATTACGAAACAAATCCATACAATCCCTGGAAACTATACAGAGTACTTTAGTTGAAAGCTTGTCTAGAATTACTCAG CTTGAGACAGATGATCTAGTTAAGCAGATGTCAGAGGGCTTCACTCCTGATGATACTTTCTTGTTCGGACTACAATCAATGGTTGACATGGATCATATCCAGGTTCTCGTACACTCCAGGGAGTCTCCTTCGTATGATGGG GATTTCCTTACAAACTCATCTGCAGAGGATGATAAAATTAGTGAATCCTCAGTTACTGACATGACCCGTTTCATGCCAACATCTCCATCACCTTCCTCGTCGCGTATTGTCAATATCGGACAGCTTCTGGAATCA GCTCTTGAGGTAGCTGGTCAAGTAGCTGGAACGTTTGTCTCCACTTCACCGCTTCCCTATGGTGCCATGGCTAGCCAGTGCGAAACTCTAGGCACAGACACCAGAAAGAAGCTTTCCAATTGGTTGGCTCACGAAAACCATTATACTAAAGCTGCTGCTGATGTATTGCTTCCAGCCATTCCTGGAAATGGACTGTCGACTGCCAAAAAG ACCATCGATGAAGACTCAACCGTCCAGCAGGGTGCAATGGTGGCGAGAGAGCCATGGCTAGCTATTAGGCTACCTCCGGCCAGTCCCTTCGATAACTTCCTCAGAGCAGCTCGATGTTAA